The genomic stretch AGATAGTAATCAATCTATCTTTATAAACCGGCAACCCTTTTTAAATTACTGGGAAAACCGTGCACTACAAGATATTGTATTTTTTCCATGAAATACATAAAAACATACAAAATCTTGTATATCTCAAAAATCCATGCAACAAAGAATATTAATAAGTACAGATTTATATAAAGTCAAGTCTTTTTCTCAATTCACACGGGAATACGCCGCTTAAATTCAATACAGAATCATCTTACACCAGATTCCCCCCGGCATCGAACCTCATCTCCTCCGGTTTGCCGATAACCTCGAGATCGTCACGTACCCTGATCCCTTCGAGGAGATTCCCGGAGATGTGCAGTTCCTCGAGTTCGAGCGTGTTTTTGATGCGGATGATCCGTGCCTGTCCCGGTTCGTGCTTTTCGAGCGCCGTCCGGATGCACTCGAAATCGTTTTCGAGGGTGATGGGTATGCGGACAATCGCCCATGTCCCCGATGTGATGCCGTTGGTGTAGGTCGGTCCGTAGTCGATCTTGTCGACGAGACGGCGGGTGGTCAGGTCGGCGAATCCGATACCCATGGCGTTCCCGTGACTCTCCGGAGTCAGGTCGCGGACGATGAGCGTACTGTAGTCGGGAACCCGCTCGCCCCCGAACCGTCTCCAGAACCCGATGATATTCGTGTCCATTCCCGTGCCGGATATGTTCTTACCCATCTCGTCCACGATGAGGATGTCGAATTCCCGAAAAGGCACACGGGGAACAATGGCGCGGCACCGTTCGAGGAGCTCGTGATCGGCCTTCTCGAAGTCTTCGGCGCCGACGACCATGAAATCGAGCGTCTCATCGAAAGCGTTTTCGAGTATGCCGACCCCGAACAGAATAGGCGCTTTCACGCGGGCGACCCGGAAACTCTCGACAACCTCTTCGCCGAGCCCGCAGCGGTGAAGGGTAGACGCTCCCTCGCGTTTTCCGAGCCCCACAGCGACAATTTTGCAGAGCCCGCTCTCCACTCGGCCATGGAAGGCGGTATGGATTTTGATGCGGTTGATCACCACGATACCATCAGAGCCGAGCGCATTCCTGTCCATGAACACCGGCGCGCCGGAGGGTGTCGCCCCGATTGTCTCCGTCTCGATCGAGGAAATGACCGGGACGTTCATCGTCGCTTCCGAGATTCCGAAACTTTCGAGCACTGCCAGCTGGCCTTCCGCCGTTCCGCCGCCGTGGGAGCCCATCGCGGGGACGATAAAGGGCTGCGCGCCGGCCTGTTTCAGCTCATCGACCACTGTCCGCACGAGTCCGGCGATTCCGTGGATACCCCGGCTGCCCGTTGCAACGGCGATTCGCATTCCCGGCTTGACACGGTCGAGCAGACCCGATGTACGGAGCCGCGCCGCTAGCTCCCCTGCGGGATTTTCGATGCGGTCACGGTTGAATATCTGGCGGATTTTTATCAAACGGGGAATAATCATAGGAAGTCGGAATGAAAATGGTGAATTTTTATACGGATATAAGAGCGCAGACAGTTCCCCCGGATACCGGCCTTTGAATACCGGTCATCCAAGATGGTGTTTTATCGCCCATGATACCACTTCGTATGGTGTAACGAGAATTTCCGCGCCTGCCGCAGAGAGCGCTTCGCATTTGCTTTCGACCGTGCCCGTCGAGCCGCGGATGATCGCTCCCGCATGGCCCATGCGCTTTCCCTGGGGAGCGTGACGGCCCGCTATGTAGGCGGCAACAGGTTTTGTCATGGACTCACCGATGAATTCGGCGGCTTTTTCCTCCTGCACGCCGCCGACTTCGCCGACTATCACCACGCCGCTTGTGCCGGGATCGTTTTCGAACAGTTCGAGAAGGTCGGGCATGTTGGTGAGCACGACCGGGTCAGCGCCCATCCCGACCACCGTGCTCTGGCCGATGCCGCTGTCGGCGAGAATTCCGGCGACCTCATAGGCAAGCGTGCCGCTCCTCGAAATGATACCGACACGTCCCTCCCTGAAAAGAGAGCCCGGCATGATGCCCATCTTTGCCTTGCCCGGTGTCATGATACCCGGCGTAGTGGGACCGAGCGCAAAAACGCCCTTCTCACGGGCATAAGCGCGCATCTGCATGACATCGTGGACGGGGATATGCTCCGGTACGACGACGATGAGGCCGACTCCC from bacterium encodes the following:
- a CDS encoding lactate racemase domain-containing protein — encoded protein: MIKIRQIFNRDRIENPAGELAARLRTSGLLDRVKPGMRIAVATGSRGIHGIAGLVRTVVDELKQAGAQPFIVPAMGSHGGGTAEGQLAVLESFGISEATMNVPVISSIETETIGATPSGAPVFMDRNALGSDGIVVINRIKIHTAFHGRVESGLCKIVAVGLGKREGASTLHRCGLGEEVVESFRVARVKAPILFGVGILENAFDETLDFMVVGAEDFEKADHELLERCRAIVPRVPFREFDILIVDEMGKNISGTGMDTNIIGFWRRFGGERVPDYSTLIVRDLTPESHGNAMGIGFADLTTRRLVDKIDYGPTYTNGITSGTWAIVRIPITLENDFECIRTALEKHEPGQARIIRIKNTLELEELHISGNLLEGIRVRDDLEVIGKPEEMRFDAGGNLV
- the sucD gene encoding succinate--CoA ligase subunit alpha — its product is MSILLDKSTRVIVQGITGKIGSIQTRWMIEYGTTVVGGVTPGKGGMSVEGVPVFDSVESAVSETGAGASVFFVPASFVIDAFYETVDAGVGLIVVVPEHIPVHDVMQMRAYAREKGVFALGPTTPGIMTPGKAKMGIMPGSLFREGRVGIISRSGTLAYEVAGILADSGIGQSTVVGMGADPVVLTNMPDLLELFENDPGTSGVVIVGEVGGVQEEKAAEFIGESMTKPVAAYIAGRHAPQGKRMGHAGAIIRGSTGTVESKCEALSAAGAEILVTPYEVVSWAIKHHLG